Proteins encoded by one window of Hylaeus volcanicus isolate JK05 chromosome 7, UHH_iyHylVolc1.0_haploid, whole genome shotgun sequence:
- the LOC128880568 gene encoding terminal uridylyltransferase Tailor-like, which translates to MSLHCNICLLNFQDNNAFQGHLGGKKHFKKVQQAEIIERSIVVSPLPKWIQGRQFINFFQRHGKIKQHKIGPDYLIIEFCDSKSAEALLKTPVWLHNKKLNIKRRTPQDDQREPKSTKQNSPIETEGQISYNNIKQIFKSKTTFDNQLAVFLNTIQLTDEEIEERYDPICTKLNMMFKVVFPRCTTYKFGSTQTGLSFKNCDLDIYVDIGEPIYEAEHELRDVWTMSKIFRVVKKMLYRKNYVFSNIVLIPRAKTPIIKFCYVKTDVSCDISFKNMLGIYKTYLIKHCISLDSRLKPLMMLIKYWARHFKISGTGRISNFALVLIIIFYLQQPSVNIIPPLMKLQETCNPQVINGWQANFDENATLPPITNKNSIPQLLHGFFLFYASFTFKSQVICTLDGMTRAESEFENFESLPEYMHRYKEYARHPDNIKLNTNRPICVQDPIELSHNITACTPYLLLGTFTRYCAIGSEICATTSKDGYRDLLDTLFGTVLPKKPPKNKFIITISANRFQQVNKSNDSKTNAAENSKFTQRDWYFIVFNIVKDIFEKVFKLQVEVLTADVEAKQQKIEMLSDVHTGKYEKLVLHCIGSHCVWRNRKIISVVFDTSLSSLEKETLISEKVIENCGKTSETNGIKLDFICTFEKKTDLQKVFLTINIKDCDDNVFQEFTCFAKNKLPEIVERTLIHMQQFDKWY; encoded by the exons ATGTCTCTACATTGCAACATATGTTTGTTGAACTTTCAAGATAATAATGCCTTTCAAGGCCACCTTGGAggtaagaaacattttaagaAAGTTCAACAGGCCGAAATCATTGAAAGGTCAATAGTAGTATCACCGTTACCAAAATGGATCCAAGGCCGtcagtttattaattttttccaaagaCATGGCAAAATCAAACAGCATAAAATCGGTCCAGATTACCTTATCATAGAATTTTGTGACAG TAAATCTGCGGAAGCTCTATTAAAGACACCTGTTTGGCTacacaacaaaaaattgaatataaaaagaagaacacCGCAAGATG atcAAAGGGAGCCAAAGTCAACAAAGCAAAATAGCCCCATAGAAACCGAAGGCCAAATAAGTTAcaataacataaaacaaatattcaaaagtaaGACCACGTTCGATAATCAGTTAGCAGTATTTCTGAATACGATACAACTTACCGATGAAGAAATCGAAGAAAGATACGATCCCATTTGTACGAAACTGAACATGATGTTTAAAGTAGTATTTCCAAGATGTACTACATACAAATTTGGTTCGACTCAGACAGGACTAAGTTTCAAAAACTGTGATTTAGATATATACGTAGATATTG GTGAGCCAATATATGAAGCTGAACATGAATTGCGAGATGTATGGACTATGTCGAAAATCTTTAGGGTAGTGAAGAAAATGTTGTACCGAAAGAATTACGTTTTCTCTAATATAGTATTAATTCCAAGAGCCAAAACACCtatcataaaattttgttacgttaaaacAGACGTTTCTtgtgatatttcatttaaaaacatgTTAGGTATATATAAAACTTACTTGATAAAGCATTGCATTTCTCTGGATAGCAGACTGAAGCCGTTAATGATGCTTATCAAATACTGGGCgagacattttaaaatatctggCACAGGAAGAATATCAAATTTCGCTTTAGTTTTGATAATTATCTTTTATCTGCAGCAGCCGTCCGTTAACATTATTCCTCCTCTAATGAAACTCCAAGAGACTTGTAATCCACAAGTTATAAATGGTTGGCAAGctaattttgatgaaaatgcAACCTTGCCTCCGATTACTAATAAGAACAGCATTCCACAACTCCTTCatggtttctttcttttctatgCATCTTTTACGTTCAAATCGCAAGTGATTTGCACATTGGATGGAATGACACGTGCAGAATCGGAATTTGAGAATTTCGAAAGTCTGCCAGAGTATATGCATAGGTATAAAGAATATGCCAGACACCCtgacaatattaaattaaataccaaTAGACCTATATGCGTCCAAGATCCTATAGAACTTAGTCATAATATCACAGCGTGCACACCATACCTTCTGTTGGGCACTTTTACGAGGTACTGTGCTATTGGCTCTGAGATCTGTGCAACAACTAGCAAAGATGGGTACAGAGATTTGCTGGACACCTTGTTTGGTACGGTGCTACCAAAGAAACctcctaaaaataaatttataattacgatCTCTGCGAATCGTTTTCAGCAGGTCAATAAATCGAATGATAGCAAAACAAATGCTGCTGAGAATTCGAAATTTACTCAAAGGGACtggtattttattgtttttaatatagtaaaagatatttttgagaaggtttttaaattacaagtgGAAGTTCTCACCGCTGATGTTGAAGCGAAgcaacagaaaatcgaaatgtTATCGGATGTGCATACAGGGAAATATGAGAAACTTGTACTCCATTGTATCGGTTCTCACTGTGTATGGcgtaatagaaaaattatcaGTGTTGTTTTCGATACTAGCTTGAGTTCTCTGGAAAAGGAAACTCTTATATCGGAGAAAGTTATAGAAAACTGTGGTAAAACAAGCGAGACGAATGGTATAAAGTTAGATTTTATATGCAcattcgaaaagaaaacagatctgcaaaaggtttttttgactataaatattaaagattgCGATGATAAtgtttttcaagaattcaCATGTTTTGCTAAAAATAAGCTACCTGAGATAGTAGAACGAACATTGATACACATGCAACAATTCGATAAATGGTACTAA